A portion of the Calliphora vicina chromosome 5, idCalVici1.1, whole genome shotgun sequence genome contains these proteins:
- the sprt gene encoding uncharacterized protein sprt, with translation MDGGSVISEPISAAHRAFAKQKSASMTILNPKGCNNISTKYSLLHDNLSTKALSNIDSNLSTSIPHCATTGRRRKGTSLGGTLSSRSSRNESKELRSALQDRESVIQNLRIQLCLGKLPRPCGPPLNDADKPAAEQKLQKLKTEAENKKIKIRNLKSALEKLDITDNIDVRIRQAELEYALGREELQLLSIVEEARALQARLEKSKVEPQSLFSMLNNGATLSLHAVQASTGRWAAQEIPEACGVFYVEWALEGDGLYKGDRILEINGKLVTCKTKDEFQKLVGNTGKCQMVVLRKKPAAIPQKQLDQEKENNMRLQHRISYLEEQVKEMQTTKHEHLQQQQQSHQQQHQQHHTSNSNQDNQQLHCGNNGHVTSISISSPPSTPPDKPLIYQRGNYITTLVGGKPIELMGDETPETDNKRQSLTKSKSAAHITKTLIRENSNHDINVMISNKSLSASKISINSDSAFMSQQSHKRDKERHRDRERERYDRSLSKAQMLARSVEHLNHHNVNYDRRRDTPRGTDVQTLRSRLPSDMRSVKSLDFDSENENTRFKARQQTSDTMSEARTVRPTPPKKPLRLSLQRAQSLQTVELCSNPDSERKRPMKRAHINHNNNNNNNTTLNVEHQTDNNSSILIENCTAHPPPPPMHTSSLGRHRHNI, from the exons atGGACGGGGGTAGTGTTATAAGTGAACCAATATCGGCAGCTCATCGTGCGTTTGCTAAACAAAAATCAGCTTCAATG ACTATATTAAATCCCAAAGGTTGCAACAACATATCTACCAAATACAGTTTACTACATGACAATTTAAGTACCAAAGCATTATCTAATATTGACTCGAATCTTAGTACGAGTATACCTCATTGTGCTACCACTGGACGTAGGCGCAAGGGCACCTCTTTGGGTGGTACATTGTCATCACGTTCTAGTCGCAATGAATCGAAAGAACTGCGTTCTGCTTTACAGGATCGCGAATCGGTTATACAAAATCTACGCATACAATTATGTTTAGGAAAATTGCCACGTCCCTGCGGCCCACCCCTGAATGATGCCGACAAACCTGCCGCCGAACAAAAACTGCAAAAGCTAAAAACCGAAGCTgagaacaaaaaaatcaaaatacgaaatttgaaaAGTGCTTTGGAAAAGCTCGATATCACAGA tAATATAGATGTAAGAATAAGACAGGCCGAATTGGAGTATGCCTTGGGTCGTGAAGAACTGCAGTTATTATCAATTGTGGAAGAAGCTAGAGCTTTGCAAGCGAGACtagaaaaatcaaaagttgAACCTCAAAGTCTTTTTAG CATGCTTAATAATGGCGCCACTCTTAGTTTACACGCCGTCCAAGCGTCTACGGGTCGCTGGGCTGCTCAGGAAATACCAGAAGCTTGTGGTGTTTTTTACGTCGAATGGGCTTTAGAAGGCGATGGTTTATACAAAGGAGATCGTATACTGGAAATAAACGGAAAACTGGTAACCTGTAAAACCAAAGATGAATTCCAAAAACTTGTCGGTAACACCGGCAAATGTCAAATGGTGGTATTAAGGAAAAAGCCAGCGGCAATACCACAAAAACAGCTCGAtcaagaaaaagaaaacaatatgcGTTTGCAGCATAGGATCTCATACTTAGAGGAGCAAGTCAAAGAAATGCAAACTACCAAACATGAACAtcttcaacaacaacaacaatcacaccagcaacaacaccaacaacatcACACCAGCAACAGCAATCAAGATAATCAACAATTACACTGTGGCAATAATGGTCATGTGACCAGCATCAGCATTTCCTCACCACCCTCAACACCACCAGACAAACCCTTGATTTATCAGCGAGGCAATTACATTACCACTTTGGTGGGTGGCAAGCCCATCGAGTTGATGGGTGATGAGACCCCTGAAACTGATAATAAACGTCAAAGTTTAACTAAAAGTAAATCGGCTGCTCACATAACAAAAACCCTTATAAGAGAGAATAGTAATCATGATATCAATGTTATGATATCGAATAAATCTCTATCAGCTTCCAAAATATCCATTAATAGCGACTCGGCCTTTATGTCACAGCAATCTCATAAAAGAGACAAAGAGAGACATAGAGATCGGGAGCGAGAACGCTACGATAGATCGCTTAGCAAAGCCCAAATGCTTGCACGAAGTGTAGAACATCTAAATCACCATAATGT AAACTATGATCGTCGGCGTGATACACCCCGTGGCACAGATGTACAAACGTTAAGATCACGTCTGCCATCCGATATGCGCAGTGTAAAGTCATTAGACTTTGATAGTGAAAATGAAAATACACGTTTCAAAGCACGCCAACAGACCAGTGATACCATGTCGGAGGCCCGTACAGTTAGACCAACTCCCCCCAAGAAACCTTTAAGACTCTCCCTGCAAAGAGCCCAAAGTCTACAGACCGTAGAGCTCTGCTCGAATCCCGACTCTGAACGCAAACGTCCCATGAAACGTGCGCACATtaatcacaacaacaacaataataataatacaaccCTCAATGTTGAACATCAAACGGATAACAATAGCAGCATCCTTATTGAGAACTGTACAGCACATCCGCCACCACCACCCATGCACACGTCATCTTTGGGACGACATCGGcacaatatatga
- the LOC135960112 gene encoding persulfide dioxygenase ETHE1, mitochondrial, giving the protein MKLPVLSLFSTLRQSLLQQSTKTLVAKQTPHLVKQQQQLRLHHCSTMLPRISFSNDFFFRQLFDADSWTYTYLLADVNAKEAIIIDPVLEQAKRDAQLINDLGFTLKYAVNTHMHADHITGSGWLKQLLPGCQSVISVDSGAKADIHIHEGDKVQFGRHAIETLATPGHTNGCLSYVIHEQGCVFTGDTLLIRGCGRTDFQEGNSQHLYENVHNKIFTLPDNFRVYPAHDYKGQMESSVWEEKQYNPRLTKSLEEFVQIMDNLNLPYPKKIDASLPANRECGVYDIPKDQ; this is encoded by the exons ATGAAACTGCCAGTGCTTAGTTTATTCTCAACATTACGCCAGTCATTGCTACAACAATCCACAAAAACTCTGGTTGCAAAACAAACTCCTCATCTAGtcaaacagcagcagcaactacGTTTACATCATTGTTCCACCATGTTACCACGTATTTCATTCTCAAACGATTTCTTTTTCCGTCAG TTGTTCGATGCTGATAGTTGGACATATACCTACTTGTTGGCTGATGTGAATGCCAAGGAAGCCATCATTATTGATCCCGTTTTGGAACAGGCTAAACGCGATGCTCAGTTAATAAATGATTTGGGctttactttaaaatatgccG TTAATACCCATATGCATGCTGATCATATAACCGGTAGCGGTTGGCTGAAACAATTGTTGCCTGGTTGCCAGTCAGTAATATCTGTTGATAGCGGTGCTAAAGCCGATATACACATACATGAGGGCGATAAGGTGCAATTTGGTCGCCATGCTATAGAAACATTGGCCACGCCCGGCCATACAAATGGTTGCTTGAGTTATGTTATACACGAACAAGGCTGTGTTTTTACCGGTGATACTTTGCTAATAAGAGGCTGTGGCCGTACCGATTTCCAAGAGGGCAACTCCCAGCACTTGTATGAAAATGTACACAATAAAATCTTTACTTTACCCGACAATTTCCGCGTATACCCAGCCCATGACTACAA AGGCCAAATGGAAAGTTCTGTTTGGgaagaaaaacaatacaatcCTCGTTTGACTAAATCCCTAGAAGAGTTCGTACAAATTATGGACAATTTGAATTTGCCTTATCCCAAGAAAATCGATGCATCTTTGCCGGCTAATCGCGAATGTGGTGTCTATGATATACCCAAGGACCAGTGA